A region from the Candidatus Kryptoniota bacterium genome encodes:
- a CDS encoding zinc-dependent alcohol dehydrogenase family protein — translation MKATVLYGPRDVRFEEREDPKIIKPTDAIIRISATCVCGSDLWTYRGINLITQPTPFGHEYCGIVEEVGSAVKSIKAGQFVIGSFFASDNTCPHCRAGYQSSCEQKELVAGAQAPFLRIPLADGTLVPTPGIPSEDLIPSLLTLSDVMGTGWFAADAANVKPASTAVVVGDGAVGLLGVLSAKQMGAKRIIAMSRHESRQKLAREFGATDIVTERGDNGVQHIKDLTNGIGADSVLECVGTQESMMQAIRSTRPGGFVSYVGVPHGVELRGEELFHTHIHLHGGPAPVRRYLPELINLVWNRKINPGKVFDLTLPLDRVAEGYRAMDERRAIKALLLP, via the coding sequence TTGAAAGCAACAGTATTATACGGTCCGCGCGACGTGCGGTTCGAGGAGCGTGAGGACCCGAAGATCATCAAACCAACAGACGCCATCATCAGGATTTCGGCGACCTGCGTGTGCGGCTCTGACCTTTGGACTTACCGCGGCATCAATCTCATTACTCAGCCAACCCCATTTGGTCATGAATACTGCGGGATCGTCGAGGAAGTCGGAAGCGCTGTCAAGTCCATCAAAGCCGGTCAATTCGTCATCGGTTCATTCTTCGCTTCCGATAATACCTGTCCGCACTGCCGAGCCGGCTACCAGTCGTCCTGTGAACAGAAAGAATTGGTTGCAGGAGCGCAGGCGCCATTTCTTCGCATTCCGCTCGCAGACGGTACTCTTGTTCCAACGCCAGGTATTCCGTCAGAGGACTTAATTCCAAGTTTGCTGACGCTCTCAGATGTGATGGGCACCGGCTGGTTCGCTGCCGATGCAGCGAACGTGAAGCCGGCCTCGACGGCCGTAGTAGTTGGTGACGGTGCAGTCGGACTACTCGGCGTGCTTTCCGCGAAGCAGATGGGTGCCAAGCGAATCATCGCGATGAGCCGTCACGAATCGCGGCAAAAGCTCGCCCGCGAGTTCGGTGCGACCGACATCGTGACCGAGCGCGGCGACAACGGTGTTCAACATATTAAGGATTTGACAAACGGAATCGGCGCCGACTCAGTATTGGAGTGCGTTGGCACTCAGGAATCGATGATGCAGGCAATCCGTTCGACTCGTCCGGGCGGTTTCGTCAGCTACGTCGGCGTTCCGCACGGAGTCGAGCTTCGTGGAGAGGAACTTTTCCACACTCACATCCATCTTCATGGCGGGCCCGCCCCGGTGCGACGTTACCTGCCTGAGTTGATCAATCTTGTGTGGAACCGGAAAATCAACCCCGGCAAGGTCTTCGATCTGACTCTGCCACTTGACAGGGTGGCGGAAGGTTACCGTGCCATGGACGAGCGGCGTGCGATCAAAGCGCTGCTGCTCCCTTGA
- a CDS encoding aldo/keto reductase yields the protein MQKRSLGKGGLEVSALGLGCMGMSFAYGPAPDKKEMIALIRKAVERGVTFFDTAEAYGPFVNEELVGEALAPFHGQVVIATKFGFKLGPKGEQIGQDSRPTHIKEVAEASLKRLNAEAIDLFYQHRVDTSVPIEDVAGTVKELIQEGKVKYFGLSEAGVKTIRRAHVVQPVTALQSEYSLWWRRPEEEIIPTLEELRIGFVPFSPLGKGFLTGNINENTKFAKSDFRNIVPRFTPENRKANQRLVDLLARIGKLKKATPAQIALAWLLAQKPWIVPIPGTTKLNRMEENIGAVEVELSSEDLREIDSVLSNIAIQGARYPEELERRTGL from the coding sequence ATGCAGAAGCGTAGTCTTGGAAAAGGTGGACTGGAAGTCTCAGCGCTCGGGCTCGGCTGTATGGGAATGAGCTTCGCCTACGGGCCCGCTCCGGACAAGAAGGAGATGATTGCTCTCATACGCAAGGCGGTCGAACGCGGCGTCACATTCTTCGACACCGCCGAAGCGTATGGCCCGTTCGTGAACGAAGAACTTGTGGGTGAAGCCCTTGCACCATTCCACGGCCAGGTGGTGATTGCTACTAAATTCGGTTTCAAGCTGGGTCCCAAAGGCGAGCAAATAGGCCAGGACAGTCGGCCAACACACATCAAGGAAGTTGCGGAAGCTTCCCTGAAACGACTAAATGCTGAAGCGATAGACCTATTCTATCAGCATCGAGTGGACACAAGCGTCCCTATAGAAGACGTTGCAGGAACCGTGAAGGAGCTGATTCAGGAAGGCAAAGTGAAGTACTTCGGTCTGTCTGAGGCGGGAGTGAAAACCATTCGCCGCGCGCATGTCGTTCAGCCTGTGACTGCACTGCAGAGTGAATATTCGCTGTGGTGGAGAAGGCCTGAAGAGGAAATTATACCGACCCTTGAAGAACTTAGAATCGGGTTCGTTCCCTTCAGCCCTCTTGGCAAAGGCTTCCTCACTGGAAATATCAACGAGAACACGAAGTTCGCCAAGTCCGATTTCCGCAACATCGTCCCTCGCTTCACGCCCGAGAATCGAAAAGCCAACCAAAGACTGGTGGATTTACTTGCCAGGATTGGAAAGCTGAAGAAAGCGACGCCTGCGCAGATTGCGCTCGCCTGGCTCCTTGCTCAGAAGCCGTGGATTGTTCCAATACCCGGAACCACAAAACTGAATCGCATGGAGGAAAACATCGGAGCGGTTGAAGTCGAACTGAGCTCTGAAGATCTGCGTGAAATCGACAGCGTGCTATCAAACATCGCGATCCAAGGAGCACGCTATCCTGAAGAGTTAGAGCGAAGGACTGGTCTTTGA
- a CDS encoding TonB-dependent receptor produces MGAFIGSRLGFKILIASFISFQALAQDNPAFVKGHVCDAKNGSPLTGVNVVILQTPEGTITDSLGNFSLRVKPGKYRIRFSYAGYEPESRELDAVPDTSVFYPNVSMKQTAYVTGEVTVNANRYLASPSLHTVKENDLQYIPNLYSDVVRSLTILPGVTSNNELTSAYNVRGQNFDANLIYVDGYEIYRPFLVQQGIEENQSAINDNMVEGLGFYDGAFPVEYGDKMSSALVVDYKKTQDAVLGGEVNADLFNVGATLHDRIGGLNWIAGFRYDYPSTFTNVLQTKGTYVPRYTDFQFLGSYALSDDVKIELLFITARDIFDLTPQSWTGNFAVGQWNNFSQVALKFAGIDNYRYDSNLWGVKLTAPLGANSSLSASLASYFDRESYNENLSYDIYYSQDGNDPQADRTQIGTGYEYADNSLKMNRFEFKTDFDSNYGTRETKAGIALRSSLMNNSLDESSYTVPPPGTSYLAYSKQNFRFNSISGYLGENISLNSKLSVDLGLRGLKYYFNSEFLISPRASVSFEPDSIESINFGWGYYYQPPYFYETRDKGWDTARTLLSQRAIHYVLRYENKFRKDGDFVAEVYYKSLSRLLPYYYTNQLELTYGDTNDHEGYAYGLDLQYQGELSEGLDTWIGYDYLSAQERKAGGPYQRSLLDQTHTIRIFLQDAMPGLTNSQAHVRLLFGTGYLYHPLVNVPAANQTSSSQMVPDYNEVDEYPSYFRVDMGLTYMFVFDRQRKVTLTAEVLNVFNKNNIISYSWYNVNQEFQQPIRVPNLLSARYFNVGVRLDI; encoded by the coding sequence GTGGGCGCTTTCATCGGGAGCCGGCTCGGGTTCAAAATCTTAATCGCATCCTTCATTTCATTTCAGGCTCTTGCGCAGGATAACCCCGCCTTCGTCAAAGGGCATGTTTGCGACGCGAAGAATGGTTCTCCGCTTACAGGAGTTAATGTCGTCATCTTGCAGACCCCCGAAGGTACGATAACCGATAGCCTTGGCAACTTTTCCTTGAGGGTTAAACCGGGAAAGTACCGGATTCGGTTCAGTTACGCCGGGTACGAGCCGGAATCAAGAGAACTGGACGCCGTCCCAGACACGAGTGTCTTCTATCCAAATGTCTCAATGAAACAGACCGCGTATGTTACAGGTGAGGTGACCGTGAACGCCAATCGATATCTCGCCTCCCCAAGTCTCCATACAGTCAAGGAAAATGATCTTCAGTATATTCCCAATCTTTACTCGGACGTCGTGAGGAGCTTGACGATATTGCCGGGCGTGACCTCCAACAACGAACTGACAAGCGCTTACAATGTCCGCGGCCAGAACTTCGACGCTAACCTTATTTACGTGGATGGATATGAAATCTATCGACCCTTCCTCGTGCAGCAGGGAATAGAGGAAAATCAATCCGCAATCAACGATAATATGGTTGAGGGTCTGGGATTTTATGACGGAGCATTCCCTGTCGAATATGGCGACAAGATGTCGTCCGCCCTCGTCGTTGATTATAAGAAAACTCAGGATGCTGTTCTCGGCGGGGAGGTGAATGCCGACCTCTTCAATGTCGGAGCCACTCTGCACGACAGGATTGGCGGTCTGAACTGGATTGCCGGTTTCAGGTATGACTACCCTTCGACGTTCACGAATGTTCTTCAGACAAAGGGGACTTACGTGCCGAGGTACACAGACTTCCAGTTCCTCGGTTCGTACGCTCTTTCCGACGATGTCAAGATCGAACTATTGTTCATCACTGCGAGGGACATTTTCGATCTGACGCCGCAGAGCTGGACAGGCAATTTCGCGGTAGGCCAATGGAACAACTTCAGCCAGGTCGCGCTGAAATTCGCCGGAATCGACAATTATAGATACGATTCCAATTTGTGGGGAGTGAAGTTGACAGCGCCTCTTGGAGCTAATTCGAGCCTCTCGGCATCGCTCGCTTCATACTTTGATAGAGAATCTTATAATGAAAACCTGTCATATGATATCTATTACTCACAGGACGGTAATGATCCGCAGGCTGACCGAACCCAAATCGGCACCGGCTACGAGTACGCCGACAATTCTCTGAAGATGAACCGTTTTGAATTCAAAACCGATTTCGATTCAAATTATGGAACACGTGAAACCAAAGCGGGAATCGCGTTAAGGTCTTCTCTTATGAACAACTCGTTGGATGAGTCGAGCTATACTGTTCCGCCTCCGGGAACGTCCTATCTCGCCTATTCGAAACAGAATTTCAGATTCAATTCCATCTCTGGTTATCTAGGCGAGAACATAAGCCTAAATTCTAAATTGAGCGTTGATTTAGGGTTGCGGGGGTTGAAGTATTATTTCAACAGCGAGTTCCTTATATCTCCTCGCGCGTCTGTCTCATTCGAGCCTGATTCGATCGAGTCCATAAATTTCGGATGGGGGTACTATTACCAGCCACCGTACTTTTATGAAACTCGTGATAAGGGCTGGGACACGGCCCGGACTCTGCTGTCGCAGCGAGCCATTCATTACGTCCTGAGATATGAAAACAAGTTCAGAAAGGACGGCGACTTCGTTGCGGAAGTTTATTACAAGAGCTTGAGTAGGCTACTGCCGTACTACTACACGAACCAGCTCGAACTCACTTACGGCGATACCAATGACCATGAAGGATACGCCTACGGCCTGGATTTGCAATACCAGGGCGAGCTCTCTGAAGGGTTGGACACGTGGATTGGCTACGACTACCTGAGCGCCCAAGAAAGAAAAGCCGGCGGACCTTACCAAAGGAGTTTGCTCGATCAGACACACACTATCCGAATTTTCCTGCAGGACGCGATGCCGGGGTTGACCAATTCTCAAGCGCATGTCCGGTTGCTGTTCGGCACAGGGTACCTTTATCATCCATTGGTCAACGTTCCCGCAGCGAACCAGACAAGTTCTTCTCAGATGGTACCCGACTATAACGAGGTGGATGAGTATCCTTCTTACTTTAGAGTTGATATGGGATTGACATACATGTTCGTCTTCGATCGCCAAAGAAAAGTGACGTTGACGGCCGAAGTTCTCAATGTCTTCAACAAGAACAACATCATCTCCTACTCCTGGTACAACGTAAACCAAGAGTTTCAACAACCTATCAGGGTGCCGAATCTTCTTTCGGCAAGATACTTCAATGTTGGAGTACGACTCGATATATAG
- a CDS encoding T9SS type A sorting domain-containing protein, which translates to MKTFFRHPGSSAMILTTVLVLTFGSSKLSFAGKDGPASSRVKPVVGVTASQQTHKSFNEIKALQLKMVRERKAKYRQNEKIKSNASKNDRARHGVGARVNKGKASGIIKVKNGVSLNKPGHTLSVNSLTVTDMTDAPAHDATQSDTTDGGTVTLRSAIQYLNDGSANVDSIFVPAGTYYLTVTGVDESDAATGDLDINEPVVILGRGTDSTIIDGNASDRVFEINPKMIVDSISVSFSGLSIRNGATYGGSGEDGGGIEIHDALVTLDTVDVDYNSADHDGGGIDISTDGGVLWMNGGTLDSNAVTTTGGGGDDAGPGNGGGANFYDGTVTMNNVSIELNFAESTGGGIQNNESGGGAEITLNNCTVVGNLANSHYGGGLDNDNGELIINGGLIQANSATAGGGYGGGIDEDFGSVKVSNAVVEYNSSQYGGGIDSYNGTLSIYRSTIRNNSTVNSGEGAGIYAYDGQLNVMHSYVDSNAADSVGGGIFVDNGITQTDTLSGDWIMSNTAAGINGPIGGGVFNNGQNLTIDSCEFINDSTTGYGSAGGAFENYEGSFTIDHSRFAHNYSEDYGAAIDKEDTAAFDAISNSVIDSNTVADQYGYSAGIFAYGKDLSMTNVTVGWNVVQGTNGEEAGIWVETNEGLFTMKGGAIIYNSSAFNGGIYLASAPDSLIDVSIYGNSDLNDGAGVYNGASPVYFSNVHVDSNNSGGDGGGVYDVSGGLIWNGGSLSDNTANNEGGGFYFQSSNSANDSLYNVTVSGNDPDDIYTATGGTSQVVIEDISLPVEATSFLAITNANSVTISWKTQTETNNAGFIVMRQELGVSGWQLAGSYVNDKALQGLGTSSSGRSYSFTDNKVISGQTYNYKIQSVSTGGITKDLSTLTVTVDVPKNYALYQNYPNPFNPTTTIRFDLKQSSTVTLEIYNVLGQKVDERIYGIMDAGRYNEVVDMSRFASGVYYYRINAIGNDGEKFISVKKLLLMK; encoded by the coding sequence ATGAAAACTTTTTTCAGACATCCCGGATCTTCAGCAATGATATTGACGACAGTTCTCGTTTTAACATTCGGATCGTCGAAACTTTCTTTCGCCGGGAAAGACGGACCGGCCTCGAGTCGAGTCAAACCAGTCGTTGGGGTGACCGCGTCTCAACAGACACACAAAAGCTTCAATGAAATAAAAGCGCTCCAATTGAAAATGGTCCGGGAAAGGAAGGCAAAGTACCGGCAAAATGAAAAAATCAAATCTAATGCGTCGAAGAATGATCGGGCGCGTCACGGCGTCGGCGCGCGCGTGAACAAGGGAAAAGCATCCGGCATCATCAAGGTCAAAAATGGTGTGTCTTTAAATAAACCCGGGCACACACTTTCTGTAAATTCTCTGACCGTGACGGACATGACTGACGCCCCCGCGCATGACGCGACCCAGTCAGACACGACGGATGGCGGCACAGTCACGCTCCGCTCAGCAATACAATACCTGAACGACGGATCTGCTAATGTGGATTCGATTTTTGTTCCTGCTGGCACTTATTATCTCACGGTCACAGGCGTAGACGAAAGCGACGCGGCAACAGGCGACCTTGACATAAACGAACCCGTGGTCATCCTAGGGCGCGGCACTGACAGTACCATCATAGACGGGAATGCTTCAGACAGAGTATTTGAAATAAACCCGAAAATGATCGTGGACAGCATATCTGTGAGCTTCTCCGGGCTTTCAATAAGGAACGGCGCTACGTATGGCGGCAGCGGAGAAGATGGCGGAGGCATCGAGATACACGACGCACTTGTAACTCTGGACACGGTCGATGTCGATTACAACTCGGCCGACCACGACGGCGGCGGCATCGATATCTCTACCGACGGCGGGGTCTTGTGGATGAACGGCGGCACACTCGATTCGAATGCGGTGACCACTACGGGAGGAGGAGGCGACGATGCCGGACCGGGAAACGGCGGAGGCGCCAATTTCTACGACGGTACCGTTACAATGAATAACGTGTCGATTGAGCTCAACTTCGCCGAGTCGACAGGCGGAGGAATCCAAAATAACGAATCTGGAGGTGGCGCGGAAATAACGCTTAACAACTGCACTGTGGTGGGCAATTTAGCCAATAGCCATTATGGCGGAGGACTGGACAATGACAATGGCGAGCTTATTATAAATGGAGGTTTGATCCAGGCCAATTCGGCCACTGCCGGCGGCGGTTACGGCGGAGGCATCGACGAGGATTTTGGCTCTGTGAAAGTTTCTAATGCGGTTGTGGAATACAACAGCAGCCAGTACGGTGGAGGCATCGACTCTTACAATGGCACCCTTTCTATTTACAGAAGCACGATTAGGAACAACTCGACCGTGAATTCAGGAGAGGGGGCCGGAATTTATGCGTATGACGGTCAACTTAACGTCATGCATTCTTACGTCGACAGCAATGCTGCCGATTCCGTCGGCGGGGGAATTTTCGTCGACAACGGTATTACTCAAACGGATACATTGTCAGGCGATTGGATCATGAGTAATACCGCCGCGGGTATTAACGGTCCCATAGGAGGAGGAGTTTTCAACAACGGTCAAAATCTGACGATCGACTCCTGCGAATTCATAAACGATAGCACGACGGGGTATGGAAGTGCAGGCGGAGCATTCGAGAACTACGAGGGAAGTTTCACGATCGATCATAGCAGGTTCGCTCACAATTATTCAGAGGACTATGGCGCTGCCATCGACAAGGAAGACACAGCGGCGTTTGACGCGATATCCAATTCGGTCATCGATAGCAATACTGTCGCGGACCAATACGGGTACAGCGCAGGAATTTTTGCTTACGGGAAAGACCTCAGCATGACTAATGTTACGGTCGGATGGAATGTTGTTCAGGGAACCAACGGAGAGGAAGCAGGAATTTGGGTCGAAACCAACGAAGGTCTGTTTACGATGAAGGGCGGCGCAATAATTTATAACTCCAGCGCATTTAACGGTGGAATATATCTTGCTTCAGCTCCTGATTCGCTTATTGACGTATCAATCTATGGCAACTCCGATCTGAACGATGGAGCAGGCGTTTATAACGGGGCAAGTCCTGTTTATTTCTCGAACGTGCACGTTGACAGCAACAACTCAGGAGGGGATGGCGGCGGCGTTTATGATGTTAGCGGAGGCCTGATCTGGAACGGCGGCTCGCTATCTGATAATACTGCGAACAACGAGGGGGGTGGATTCTATTTCCAGTCTTCGAACAGCGCCAACGACTCGCTGTATAATGTCACCGTGTCGGGAAATGATCCCGACGACATCTATACGGCAACGGGTGGAACTTCCCAGGTTGTCATTGAAGATATCTCGCTTCCCGTTGAAGCGACATCCTTCCTAGCAATCACAAACGCAAACTCGGTCACGATCAGCTGGAAGACTCAGACCGAAACGAACAACGCCGGTTTCATTGTCATGAGACAGGAGTTAGGTGTCAGCGGTTGGCAGTTAGCAGGAAGTTATGTGAACGACAAGGCACTTCAAGGCCTCGGCACAAGCAGTTCAGGTAGAAGTTATTCATTTACTGACAACAAAGTCATATCGGGACAAACTTATAACTACAAGATCCAGAGCGTGTCGACAGGCGGTATTACAAAAGACTTATCAACATTAACCGTTACTGTAGATGTACCGAAGAATTATGCATTGTATCAGAATTATCCGAACCCGTTCAACCCGACTACTACGATACGGTTCGATCTCAAACAGTCATCGACGGTGACGCTGGAGATTTACAATGTGCTTGGGCAGAAAGTAGATGAACGGATTTATGGAATAATGGATGCTGGAAGATACAATGAAGTGGTGGACATGAGCAGGTTTGCAAGCGGAGTGTATTACTACAGGATCAATGCTATAGGGAATGATGGAGAAAAATTTATTTCAGTAAAAAAGCTTCTATTGATGAAATAG